The sequence below is a genomic window from Lytechinus variegatus isolate NC3 chromosome 3, Lvar_3.0, whole genome shotgun sequence.
aagtgtgtatgctctctctctttaacttcactttgattttatttcctattcgttttctttctctctctctctctttgcctctttttatttttttttttcattttattttattctttatttatttctcattttattctttttaattttattattatcattgttattatttttttcggggggggggtttaaAAAGGTAGTATGTTAACGTGTATCATATGCGACCCCCCCCATAGCTGATAATAATCTGTGGACCACATAACTGCATGGTCTCTCATCCTAGCAACATCACAAAGTGGGAAATagctgtttttattcatgtattttggaTCTACTGAAGTTGCGATTGGAATAGacaccagggtgaccagacgtcccgtatttcccggattgtcccgtattttgcttctttgtcccggcgtcccgacaaaccattccgggacgcctatttgtcccgtatttcagtatattgaacaaaatgtatttaaaagtgacgaattttcatccaAATAACTAACatatgacgaagcagagacagcaatgaaattaataaataaatttaaaagcaagttctgcggtgattttcttgctaacccctatacatcgcaaacgaactggccccctgccattgtgtggcaggctactatagctaggcatgtaggatcggagcagattctctccaccaaacatgcgaaaataatcacaaaatcggcgggaaatttgtataatgATATCATGTGTTCTCATACTGAATTGGAGATGTGATCAGAGAAACAAGTTCTtgagtttatagatctagttgtttaagccttcgttttgagtcttgttgtgtatgatgccgcgattTTTGAtctaatttttaaatataaagaaagaaaatcactttgaattttattcatttctaaaacttttttttagttttaaaaatatatttgaaaaacaccaaatattattataaatttttgttagatgattgaatttttttgtttgcttgaagtctgaacttttttcctctttatatccttctttcttcatccttctacccttcctgcttgcccgtttttgttccatctatctttctttcctgatcctttctctgtgtgttcctctttctttcttttctcctttttcttacctgtctttatcaaatttccttttttttatttccctcattctttctttctttaaacctttttctcccctccctcctctccttttaattctttctcttcttccattatgttttcattccctcctcacttcattctttctcctctctttcctccattctttcattctttattttattttcacttctaATTCTTTTCCTTATCCTTTCTCTTCCTCCAtcccttaattccttccttccttccctcctcaCTTActgttttcattctttcttaattgttcgtttctttctttcaaagaatgaaggaaacatttttctttcctcctccttttcttactttcttttttttttctctcctttattttgtctttcacacatgtattcttcttccattcctttctttttctttctttcggtattccattcaaagaatgacagaaacttttttcgctttttattctttctttcatcgttttattctaactttcttttatttttttttttattttcccttcattttccccttcattttttctttctttcttctcaattcatcttttttctttcgtcttttctttctctccttcattctttcgttcaccctcccaattctttataatttttcacaggtgtaacactgtgtagccttctttgttgatcttttttgtcgattgtcccgtatttcattttgtgaaatctggtcaccctgatagACACGAAACCATCCGTTTCCTTAGAGAACAATCTCGACCCTGTGTTCTATAGAATGGCAGGCCTACATATCCCGACTCCTGTACTGTTCCACATTTGGAACGAGGTAACCATTTTCATCTTCTGTAGGCCTTTCGGTCATTTTGTTTCGAAAGGTGACGAGTGGAAGAGCATTACCGCATGCATCCCCTTTCTTGACGTTAGATACCATGTCAAGGTAGCCATCTAAAGATCCTTCTTGTACGTCAGGCAACATGTAGTCTCCTTTAAAAGTGTTTATAAGATGGCCTTCCACTTCCTCGTAGTCATGTGAACTTGGTGGGGTACGCCTATGTGGGAGAGGCAAGCTGTTGATCGGATATGTCAGAGTACCGACTTCATCGTCGGTAGATGTTGAATCCTGTGTTCTAGTTATGGTCCTCTCGTAGTCGTGGTTTAGATGGGCAGCGAATGAGGTGAAACCCTAGTGtttcaaaaagataaaaagatgaataaaataatggtaCAACTTGGTTGACACTATGATTTATCTTCGTTACATTTTTGGAACCAGTTTTTTGGTGAAATGGCGGTCCGTTTTATTTCCTATCGTATATTGGGTTTCAAATGATAATAGGAGGTTTTCGCTTCAGCAGTGTTGGATAATGAATGACCTTCTTGTTGTTAATTATCATTAGACGGGcaatttcaatagatttactgTGTTCTTCAATGCGTTCCCGTTTCAAAAGATCCCTATTGGAAACCAAGGAGCATAAAATAATCTATACATATACACGCATTTGTCATCTGTTTTCTAGGCTAGTCTGAAGTATACATTTTGCTGcaaaatttaaacaatttcAGAATACATTATTTTACTCAAGTTACAAACAACAATTTAATGTTGAGCCCTGCTTGAATATTTCAGCGTTCCAGGTCCCAttaccattggcggcggaagccacaaattttaggaggggacaacccgaaaaaatttgacaagcaaaaaaaaaaaagattttcaaccCCAAAACTTAGAGatttttaaagcttgtgtatagttttggtaaatccaccaaaatgcacctatcactattccaattcattgctagctaatattaatggatatgccctataaaagttatgatgtggaggatatgaaatgaaaatgtgttttacaggataaattttgcgattttacacggaaatttaacttgatcgggtcacccgatcaaattaaaatatctgtgtgttttttgtctttccattaaatcctattccaaatcatggaatgggctgaaactttcaagatatgttctttgtctgtaacttttggatatctaatcactaaatttataagatatagtgcttgaatgcccattatttaaatttaaaacaagcatcgccgagagagggcgctatatatccaagatttgaatatttgaaattttctcagagaagtgcaattggaaaaatatataacggtctctacgcttcagtaagaaaaaaaaaaaaaaaaaaggtcatcaacaacaaatttgttgtcccctcctcaaatttaggggggacacgtcccccctgtccccccccccccccgcttccgccgcctatgccagggtgaccagatttcacaaaatgaaatacgggacaatcgacaaaaaagatcaacaaagaaggccacacagtgttacacctgtgaaaaattataaagaattgggagggtgaacgaaagaatgaaggagagaaagaaaagacgaaagaaaaaatatgaattgagaataaagaaaggaaaaatgaaggggaaaatgaagggaaaataaaaaaaaataaaagaaagttagaataaaacgatgaaagaaagaataaaaagcgaaaaaagtttctgtcattctttgaatggaataccgaaagaaagaaatagaaaggaatggaagaagaatacatgtgtgaaagacaaaataaaggagagaaaaaaaaaagaaagtaagaaaaggaggaggaaagaaaaatgtttccttcattctttgaaaaagaagaaacgAACAattaaataagaatgaaaaaagtaagtgaggagggaaggaaggaaggaattaagggtGGAGGAAGAGAAAGGATAAGGAAAAGAATtagaagtgaaaataaaataaagaatgaaagaatggaggaaagagagggagaaagaatgaagtgaggagggaatgaaacataatggaagaagagaaagaattaaaaggagaggagggagggggagaaaaaggtttaaagaaagaaagaatgagggaaataaaaaaaaggaaatttgataaagacaggtaagaaaaaggagaaaagaaagaaagaggaacacacagagaaaggatcaggaaagaaagatagatggaacaaaaacgggcaagcaggaagggtagaaggatgaagaaagaaggatataaaagaggaaaaaagttcagacttcaagcaaacaaaaaaattcaatcatctaacaaaaatttataataatatttggtgtttttcaaagGGCAACTGGccaaacaaatatatttttaaaactaaaaaaaagttttagaaatgaataaaatttctaagtgattttctttttatttaaaaattagatcaaacatcgcggcatcatacacaacaagactcaaaacgaaggcttaaacaactagatctataaactcaAGAACTTGTTTCTCTGATCACATCTCCAATTCAGTATGAGAACACATGATATcattatacaaatttcccgccgattttgtgattattttcgcatgtttggtggagagaatctgctccgatcctacatgcctagctatagtagcctgccacacaatggcaggaggccagttcgtttgcgatATATaggggttagcaagaaaatcaccgcagaacttgcttttaaatttatttattaatttcattgctgtctctgcttcgtcatatGTTAGTTATTtggatgaaaattcgtcacttttaaatacattttgttcaatatactgaaatacgggacaaataggcgtcccgggaatggtttgtcgggacgccgggacaaagaagcaaaatacgggacaatcccgggaaatacgggacgtctggtcaccctggccTATGCCCATTACACATTACCATTACATTACACATTAccattagcgattaatcgtacactTTATTTTCACAATTGTAGTCAATGAATGAGTCATAGAAAATtatctacgatcattgctaagctctGTGTTGCGGGTCCCtggtattctttttttaatagaaagaaCTGGgatgaattgaaaaataaaaaaagaatgacatagacctatccacggaggattgtctattgttactgggggtgctgtgagaatgctcagcacccccagtaacaatagaataatcctccgtggataggtccatgAAGAATGATATGCACATTTACGTGTATATTCTTTGAAATACCAACCTCGTGAGTAGAATCTAAACGGgttatatttctttcaatttgacCACTTTGGGACCGAAACCCTTGTCTCCCAATCAAGGCAACTATGGAAGCCATCATGAAGATCAGCACGACCGAAACACCCACGGCTACTGCAAGTACAACCCTCTTGCTAAGGACGATATATGCTTTATcaccttttattttttgttcatttagcATTGTTGTTGTAGATGGTGCTACTGTAGAGGAATGGACACGTCTCGATGGAGGGTGGGGGTGAGCCTTTTGTGTTGACCAAGTCGCTTGAGTTAGAGTCCTACTAGTGGAAGTCTCCAGAGAATTATCGACTGAAAAAGTGGGACTAGACGGCTGGGAGAAAGGAGAATGTATCGTTTGTCCTGTTGATAGTTGGGATGTGGATAATGACGGAGGAGTCTTTGACTCGGTCGATGCACGACCAGGTCTCTCGAATGAGGCATCTGAAGACCTTTCTTTCGTTGAATGCATTTGCTTTTGCgttgtggtaaatgatgttGTCGAAGACGTTCCAGTTGCCTTTGATGGCAAAGGGGTCATACTAGTGGAATTCTCCAAAGAACTATAGCCTGTAGTGGGACGAGACGTCTGAAGTATTGTTGCAGGTACTGTTGATTCCGTATACATGTGTGTCGTTGTGTCTGTGAATTTATCCGTTGGAGGGGGCTTATTGGTGCGGCTGGTAATCATTTTCGTGCCTTCTTCGGATGTAGGTCGTCTTGATGAGATCCGCGTAGATAACGGGTACGATTGTTGGGGAAGAATGCATCGAATATTAGATCGAAAATTATCATATTCTAAAGACACGAAGATGTACTGTTCTTGAGCCAAAGTGTTCAAAAAATTATGAGAAAACTTGAAACGATTTTCAATCAATGAAACTTTAACCGTTGATCCGTTAAAGATGATATTTACAGATCCTTCAATAGGGGTGTTAAAACTGAGAATGTCACAATGTACGTTTGTGTCAATGGAGCAATTGCAACCCACAACACGGACGTCATAAAGGGCTTCGTATTCATCGCTTAAATATGTAGTTGAAAGACACGCATACTCGGCCGAATCTTGCCTACTTATGTTTGAAATGTAAAGCGTGTAATTCACACTACCGTCTTCAATCGAATCATTTTCAAAGATGACTGAAATACGCGAATCATCACGAAATTCCTTGAAGATTTTGCCATTTGGAAATGACTTACCGGCCTCGGCAATGTATTTGGTCTCATGTTGGGTTAAAATGTTGCTGTGTCAGACCTAGGATATCATATCAGGATACCGTACAGTAAAACATCTCAAGGTCATGTTATCTCCTTCGTTTACAATTCTTTTCTCAGATGGAGGAGATCCTTccgaaataataatgaaattaataagaATCCAAAGACCAATGAAGACGCTGTATGCTTTCATGATTATAGAGTCAAATCAAGGCACTAATTCAAAACACCATAGCACTTCTTCGGGAAAGAAAAtcttggttttttttaatagatagGTACAGGTAGATACAGTTTGCGTCCTTGaaatgaatttctattttttcgcTAAATTTCCGTCTTACCTCTATGCCAAACATCAGCGACTATTATTCATCTGTTTATACGCCTACCTTACAATCTAGAAAGTTTCGAATTGCAGTGAAACCGAAAGACGGTGCATTGTCGTAAAAGATGAGACAATAAATTTTTGTAAGTACTTAGTACATGACAAGCAGTCATAAATGCATAAAAGAAATCATAAAAGAAAATCTGGGCCTTTTTTAAATAGATAGGTACAGGTAGATACAGTTTGCGTCCTTGaaatgaatttctatttttttctctaaatttCCTTGTTACCTCTGTATCAAACATCAGCGACTATTATTCATCTGTTTAGGCGCCTACCTGACAATCTAGAAAGTTTCGAATTGCAGTGAAACCGAAAGACGGTGCATTGTCGTAAAAGATGAGACAATAAATTTTTGTAAGTACTTAGTACATGACAAGCAATCATAAATGCATAAAAGAAATCATAAAAGAAAATCTGggcctttttttaaatagatagGTACAGGTAGATACAGTTTGCGTCCTTGaaatgaatttctatttttttctctaaatttCCTTGTTACCTCTGTATCAAACATCAGCGACTATTATTCATCTGTTTATACGCCTACCTTACAATCTAGAAAGTTTCGAATCGCAGTGAAACCGAAAGACGGTGCATTGTCATAAAAGATGAGACAATAAATTTTTTGTAAGTACATGACAAGCAATCATAAATGCATTGGCTCACGAGTAATTTTCAGGGGCGTAACAGGGtcgctgggggggggggggggcaagataaaaaaaatccggTCATATCATTGTACATAACagggttgtaataaaaaaaaaatttgtcagaaaaaagaaataacacacttttttattgatttaaaacgtttttttttttcaaa
It includes:
- the LOC121412238 gene encoding A-agglutinin anchorage subunit-like codes for the protein MITSRTNKPPPTDKFTDTTTHMYTESTVPATILQTSRPTTGYSSLENSTSMTPLPSKATGTSSTTSFTTTQKQMHSTKERSSDASFERPGRASTESKTPPSLSTSQLSTGQTIHSPFSQPSSPTFSVDNSLETSTSRTLTQATWSTQKAHPHPPSRRVHSSTVAPSTTTMLNEQKIKGDKAYIVLSKRVVLAVAVGVSVVLIFMMASIVALIGRQGFRSQSGQIERNITRLDSTHEGFTSFAAHLNHDYERTITRTQDSTSTDDEVGTLTYPINSLPLPHRRTPPSSHDYEEVEGHLINTFKGDYMLPDVQEGSLDGYLDMVSNVKKGDACGNALPLVTFRNKMTERPTEDENGYLVPNVEQYRSRDM